From the genome of Aspergillus fumigatus Af293 chromosome 1, whole genome shotgun sequence, one region includes:
- a CDS encoding bZIP transcription factor, giving the protein MATRLPPLNDVAPSSALESSSSVSTTPAPAAASATVLVSATASIPLTSNPSSTVLSTPNQDPDCVKQEASPTPSGFTSADGDTPVADNGGSTAAAGRKRKLNITSSRGVANLTPEQLAKKRANDRQAQRAIRERTKSHIESLEQRVRELSSQKPFLDLQAALKRNEAIQAENRDLKHGLKAVMDIIQPLVAKQDPNQPAPPPAPSQPLDPSFSPLRYTETHHFTSTGQRYESSYTTTTSGADTPTSTHSAPTMSAHRRDSSSNGLASFRIAFDYQRHNLAHGLDFGTDERLGFNFLLDASQQVPRVEGFRRSTESFRPCQADLPPVYTPSPCGPAPEQPLPAYKTPIRNIAPTCTLDAILLDFLQSRQRKAAEGVPTQKLVGPPYPSVSSLLNPEKSVYSHPLSKVFVDILRAFPDISSLPEQVAVLYSMFLLMRWQIYPTPENYERLPDWLTPRPSQLLTPHPAWIDYIPWPRMRDRLVASYQDYPFEHWFIPFTRTLSVNWPYEATDCLLSTSDHEDLIINPVFERHFRNLDNWSLGPSFAEAYPHMAETARIKS; this is encoded by the exons ATGGCCACCCGCCTGCCTCCTTTAAATGATGTGGCGCCCTCGTCGGCCCTGGAGTCATCGTCATCCGTGAGCACCactccagctccagctgcagCGTCAGCCACAGTGTTAGtatcagcaacagcatcaatACCACTCACCTCGAACCCGTCCTCGACTGTCCTCTCCACTCCGAATCAAGATCCCGACTGCGTCAAGCAGGAAGCCTCCCCGACCCCGTCCGGTTTCACCTCCGCCGACGGCGACACACCTGTCGCCGATAATGGCGGATCCACGGCGGCCGCGGGCCGGAAACGCAAGCTCAATATTACCTCGTCGCGCGGTGTGGCCAATCTGACTCCCGAGCAGTTGGCCAAGAAGCGAGCGAATGATCGGCAGGCCCAGCGGGCGATCCGGGAGCGGACCAAATCGCACATTGAGTCGCTTGAGCAGCGGGTGCGCGAGCTCTCGTCTCAGAAACCGTTCCTTGATCTCCAGGCAGCGCTGAAGCGGAATGAAGCGATTCAGGCGGAGAACCGGGATCTGAAGCACGGGCTTAAGGCGGTGATGGATATCATACAGCCGCTGGTTGCGAAGCAGGACCCAA ATCAGCCTGCTCCCCCTCCTGCGCCTTCTCAACCACTGGACCCTTCCTTCAGTCCGCTACGGTACACCGAGACTCATCATTTCACCTCGACCGGCCAAAGATACGAGTCCTCCTATACGACTACGACGTCTGGGGCAGACACCCCGACGTCGACACACTCGGCGCCTACGATGAGTGCCCATCGACGGGATAGCAGCAGCAATGGACTAGCCTCGTTCCGGATCGCATTCGACTATCAGCGTCATAACCTCGCTCATGGATTGGATTTTGGGACGGACGAGAGACTGGGTTTTAATTTCCTGCTTGATGCCTCTCAGCAAGTTCCTCGAGTGGAAGGGTTTCGTCGGTCAACGGAGAGCTTCAGGCCGTGTCAGGCCGATCTGCCTCCAGTCTACACCCCTTCGCCTTGCGGTCCTGCGCCGGAGCAACCCTTGCCCGCATACAAAACTCCGATCCGGAACATAGCCCCGACGTGCACATTGGACGCCATCCTGTTGGATTTTCTTCAGAGTCGTCAGCGCAAAGCGGCAGAGGGAGTTCCCACGCAGAAGCTCGTGGGGCCCCCTTATCCGAGTGTCTCGTCCCTACTGAACCCCGAAAAGAGTGTTTACTCGCATCCACTGTCAAAGGTGTTTGTCGATATCCTTCGCGCATTCCCAGATATTTCGTCCCTGCCTGAGCAAGTAGCTGTCTTATACTCAATGTTTCTCCTCATGCGGTGGCAGATCTACCCGACGCCAGAGAACTATGAGCGGTTGCCTGACTGGCTCACACCTCGGCCCTCTCAACTTCTCACACCCCATCCGGCCTGGATCGACTACATTCCGTGGCCGCGGATGCGTGATCGACTGGTCGCCTCGTACCAGGATTATCCGTTTGAGCACTGGTTCATCCCATTCACCCGGACCCTGTCCGTGAACTGGCCGTACGAGGCGACAGACTGCTTGCTGTCCACCAGTGATCATGAGgatctcatcatcaatccaGTCTTTGAGCGACATTTTAGAAATCTCGACAATTGGTCGCTCGGTCCATCTTTCGCGGAAGCGTATCCGCACATGGCCGAAACCGCGAGGATCAAATCTTAA
- a CDS encoding NAD(P)-dependent oxidoreductase, giving the protein MPSRDRGRPVIPRINKYIYPHPILFTSAQEPHSQFTAQNQDESDWLGKSSPDQTNLDSQHSNDLNQYGLGSMGLAMATNLQRHLATKGALNLVYSNRTMARGDTLKRLGAVPEPSFPNLVAQCGIIFTMISNDTVLSNLITTAVESGHSLKDKIFVDCSTVHPQTVGLTVSKLKEKQASFLAAPVFGGNPIAVDGKLVFAIGGPRSAAEVVKPLIQDVMGRKIIDCGEDATKSSLLKIAGNIVTVNLMEAVGEAQVFAERTGLGTGPMEELIGEAFGAVAGGYSKRLTSGAYAPSLDSRPGFGVSLAIKDANHALAIANEQNVRLPGLQVARENMMAAREYAGECLDSSSMYGVLRQQAGLEFWNEKSRKGGR; this is encoded by the exons ATGCCCTCCCGAGATCGGGGCCGCCCGGTGATCCCCAGAATAAATAAATACATATACCCTCATCCCATCCTCTTCACTTCTGCGCAAGAACCTCATTCACAATTCACAGCTCAAAATCAAGATGAGTCGGATTGGCTGGGTAAGTCTTCTCCAGACCAGACAAACCTAGACTCACAGCACTCTAATGACCTGAACCAGTATGGCCTCGGCTCCATGGGcctggccatggccaccaaCCTCCAGCGACATCTAGCCACAAAAGGGGCCCTGAACCTGGTCTATTCCAACCGGACAATGGCACGCGGCGACACGCTGAAAAGGCTAGGCGCCGTGCCCGAGCCGAGCTTCCCCAATCTCGTCGCCCAGTGCGGGATTATCTTCACCATG ATCTCCAACGACACCGTGCTAAGCAATCTCATCACCACAGCGGTGGAATCAGGCCACTCGCTCAAAGACAAGATCTTCGTCGACTGCTCGACCGTCCACCCGCAGACGGTGGGCCTGACCGTCTCCAAGCTaaaggagaagcaggctTCGTTCCTGGCTGCACCTGTATTCGGGGGCAACCCGATCGCCGTGGACGGGAAGCTTGTCTTCGCGATCGGTGGACCGAGGAGTGCGGCGGAGGTTGTCAAGCCGCTCATCCAGGATGTCATGGGGCGGAAGATCATCGACTGCGGGGAGGACGCAACCAAGTCGTCCCTGCTGAAGATTGCTGG GAACATCGTGACGGTGAACTTGATGGAAGCCGTGGGCGAGGCACAGGTCTTCGCGGAGCGGACGGGCCTAGGTACCGGGCCGATGGAGGAATTGATCGGTGAGGCATTCGGTGCTGTGGCAGGTGGTTACTCTAAGAG ACTGACAAGTGGTGCCTACGCGCCATCTCTCGACTCCCGTCCTGGGTTTGGGGTCTCCCTGGCCATCAAGGACGCCAATCACGCGCTTGCCATCGCCAACGAACAGAATGTCCGTCTGCCTGGTTTGCAGGTTGCGAGGGAGAACATGATGGCGGCGAGGGAGTACGCGGGCGAATGCCTGGATAGCAGCTCCATGTATGGAGTCTTGCGGCAGCAGGCGGGCCTGGAGTTTTGGAACGAGAAGAGCAGAAAGGGTGGAAGGTAA
- a CDS encoding actin-related protein 2, whose product MADMPIVLDGGTGFLKVGYAAQNFPEHQFPSIVGRPILRTEEQAGDIVVKDIMCGDEAAAARSMLQISYPMENGIVKKWDDMQHLWNYTFYEKMKIDPTGRKILLTEPPMNPLKNREKMCEVMLEQYNFGGVYVAIQAVLALYAQGLSSGVVVDSGDGVTHIIPVYESTVLKHHIRRLDVAGRDVTRNLIALLLRRGYALNRTADFETVRQIKEKLCYVSYDLELDKKLSEDTTVLVESYTLPDGRVIRVGSERFEAPECLFQPHLVDVDQPGMAELLFNTIQGADVDVRSSLYKAIVLSGGSSMYPGLPSRLEKELKQLWLTRVLQGDPERLGKFKVRIEDPPRRRHMVFLGGAVLANLIADKEDMWVSKQEWEEQGVRALAKLGTS is encoded by the exons ATGGCGGATATGCCCATTG TCCTCGATGGAGGAACTGGTTTCCTCAAGGTCGGATATGCTGCGCAG AACTTCCCAGAGCACCAGTTCCCCTCGATAGTGGGGCGGCCCATACTGCGAACTGAGGAACAGGCCGGCGACATTGTCGTGAAGGATATCATGTGCGGAGAtgaagctgcagctgccagATCAATGCTCCAGATTAGCTATCCT ATGGAGAATGGTATCGTGAAGAAATGGGACGACATGCAGCACCTATGGAACTACACTTTCtacgagaagatgaaaatCGACCCCACGGGGCGCAAGATCCTCCTCACCGAACCCCCAATGAACCCCCTAAAGAACCGCGAGAAGATGTGCGAGGTCATGCTGGAACAATACAACTTTGGAGGCGTATACGTCGCTATTCAAGCCGTGCTTGCTCTATACGCTCAGG GTCTCAGCAGCGGTGTGGTCGTCGACTCCGGTGACGGTGTCACACATATTATTCCCGTCTACGAATCCACCGTCCTCAAGCATCATATCCGCCGACTGGACGTCGCCGGCCGCGACGTCACCCGCAACCTGATCGCTCTCCTCCTGCGCCGCGGCTACGCCCTCAACCGTACGGCCGATTTCGAAACAGTGCGCCAGATCAAGGAGAAACTCTGCTACGTCTCGTACGACCTCGAGCTTGATAAGAAGCTCTCCGAGGACACCACTGTTCTCGTCGAATCATACACACTGCCCGACGGCCGGGTCATCCGGGTAGGCAGCGAACGCTTCGAGGCCCCCGAGTGTCTCTTCCAACCGCACCTGGTGGATGTCGACCAGCCCGGCATGGCCGAGCTGCTCTTCAACACTATTCAAGGCGCCGACGTCGACGTCCGCTCAAGCTTGTACAAGGCCATCGTCCTCAGCGGTGGAAGCAGCATGTACCCCGGTCTGCCGTCGcggctggagaaggaactcAAGCAGCTGTGGCTTACGCGGGTACTCCAGGGAGACCCTGAGCGCCTTGGT AAATTCAAAGTGCGCATCGAGGATCCTCCCCGACGGAGACACATGGTCTTCCTGGGCGGTGCCGTGCTCGCCAACCTG ATTGCCGACAAGGAGGACATGTGGGTCAGCAAGCAAGAATGGGAGGAGCAAGGTGTCCGTGCCTTGGCCAAGCTCGGTACTAGCTAA
- a CDS encoding DMT family transporter — MLPNRPTIHRPVDGRPHQPLLQDERRRLSNTDFGHGNAEHRPMLHHSRRPTIRSPEYSAELATRQKYMIASGFLLLSLASFVVQTETAVYIQHELHWDKPYCMLYLTHGSWCLLWPVQLLILRIQKRKLSWEAFWRRHVYLLRTTAQMVESRDLHLTSRDLHRSPIPYMLRTTAFVTVALTIAGGSWYVAVNLTTASDLTAIYNCSAFFAYAFSIPLLNDKLRFDKVFSVVVAIVGVLVVAYGDRSESKQTPDGTVGKTKQDAENRLWGNIIIGVGSVLYGLYEVLYKRYACPPEGTSAGRSMIFANTFGSLIGCFTLLVLWIPLPILHMLGWEEFRVPTGEAAWMLLISVAANATFSGCFLVLISLTSPVLSSVAALLTIFLVAIVDWLRTGQALSAASIVGGLLIIVAFFLLSWSTYREMNEEKRKSLEAEEMESECDD, encoded by the exons ATGCTGCCAAATCGTCCAACTATACATCGTCCAGTAGACGGCCGCCCCCACCAGCCGTTGCTACAGGATGAACGTCGGCGATTGTCGAACACCGATTTCGGCCATGGCAATGCGGAACACAGGCCGATGCTGCACCATTCCAGGCGGCCGACGATCAGGAGTCCCGAGTATTCTGCAGAGCTGGCGACTCGGCAGAAATACATGATTGCGTCGGGGTTCTTGCTGTTGAGCCTGGCTAGTTTTGTGGTTCAGACTGAGACGGCGGTATATATCCAGCATGAGCTGCACTGGGACAAACCATATTGCATGCT ATATCTCACCCACGGGTCATGGTGCCTTCTCTGGCCGGTCCAGCTCCTTATCTTGCGGAtacagaagaggaagctttcCTGGGAAGCATTCTGGCGACGTCACGTTTATTTGTTACGCACCACGGCGCAAATGGTTGAGTCGAGGGATCTTCATCTCACGTCGCGCGATTTGCACCGGTCACCGATTCCCTACATGCTCAGGACCACGGCTTTCGTGACCGTCGCCCTCACCATTGCCGGTGGATCATGGTATGTGGCAGTTAATCTTACGACAGCCAGTGACCTGACCGCAATCTACAACTGTTCCGCGTTCTTCGCATATGCTTTCTCCATTCCGCTACTGAACGATAAGCTGCGGTTCGACAAGGTGTTTTCGGTTGTCGTTGCCATTGTAGGAGTTCTAGTGGTTGCGTACGGGGATCGCAGCGAAAGCAAACAGACTCCGGACGGCACAGTGGGGAAAACAAAGCAGGACGCAGAGAACAGACTTTGGGGCAATATCATAATCGGGGTCGGAAGCGTGCTTTACGGTCTGTACGAGGTATTGTACAAGCGGTACGCTTGTCCCCCGGAGGGCACAAGCGCGGGCCGGAGCATGATCTTCGCCAACACCTTCGGCAGTCTCATCGGATGCTTCACCTTACTGGTCCTCTGGATTCCCTTGCCTATCCTCCACATGCTGGGCTGGGAAGAGTTTCGAGTGCCGACCGGCGAGGCCGCATGGATGCTTCTCATATCGGTTGCCGCCAACGCCA CCTTCTCGGGgtgcttcctcgtcctcatctcCCTCACATCCCCCGTTCTCTCATCTGTAGCCGCCCTCctcaccatcttcctcgtcgccaTCGTCGACTGGCTGCGCACGGGGCAAGCCCTCTCCGCCGCGTCGATCGTGGGCGGCCTCCTTatcatcgtcgccttcttcctcctgagCTGGAGCACGTATCGTGAAATGAATgaggaaaagaggaagagcctcGAAGCCGAGGAAATGGAGTCTGAATGTGATGACTAG
- a CDS encoding putative MFS transporter yields the protein MSLVIARSAKKETSEPISPTDSDLEKTPISAARVLSCTEKSDLGDISDRRRFFFQRFKDDDPNAIATQPSVFDDPELAEEYRPRPDWENIHRFDPSARWSWAEENQIVRKIDLRITLLACVMLMALELDRSNIQQANADNFLTDLHLTRDDYNLGNTIHRLCYLLAEVPAQVMAKWLGADRWVPFQMTSWSIIALCQFWLSGRTSFLCTRALLGLLSGGFVPTVSGFANMMILYLSYYFKHHELSIRLGFWYTAASFADILAGFLAFGILHLRGVGGHAGWRWLFLIEGLLTLTLGFSAFILMPPSPTQTANWARGKKGWFTEREEVIMVNRIIREDPSKGTMHNRQPLTLKLIWQSFKDYDIWPLYIIGLLFLIPTTISQYFTLLLKDFGFSTFNTILLSIPCNALGAVTRIALVYGAEAFESIAYMGILAQLWMLPMLLYINAVDFTQTNKWVAWTVLTLILSFPNPHALHAGWNSRNSNSVRTRTIAAALYNMSSQTSQIIGSNIYHDSDAPRYIAGNRTLLIIICTNIVLYALTKLYYVMQNRRRDMKWQAMTEDQRVDYVATTQDQGNRRLDFRFAH from the exons ATGTCTCTTGTCATTGCTCGttcggccaagaaggagactTCAGAGCCTATTTCGCCTACAGATTCTGATCTTGAAAAGACTCCAATCAGCGCAGCACGAGTTCTATCGTGTACAGAAAAGTCAGATCTCGGCGACATATCTGACAGACGTCGATTCTTCTTCCAACGGTTTAAAGATGATGACCCAAACGCCATCGCTACCCAGCCGTCTGTCTTCGATGACCCGGAGTTAGCAGAAGAATACAGACCTCGACCAGATTGGGAAAACATCCATCGGTTTGATCCATCCGCTAGATGGTCATGGGCCGAAGAGAAC CAAATCGTTCGGAAGATCGACCTTCGTATTACGTTGTTGGCTTGTGTGATGCTTATGGCTCTGGAGCTTGATCGATCCAATATTC AACAGGCCAATGCGGACAACTTCTTAACCGATTTACACTTGACTCGGGACG ACTATAACTTGGGAAACACGATTCACAGGCTATGCTACCTACTCGCTGAAGTACCTGCACAGGTCATGGCAAAATGGCTCGGCGCCGACAGATGGGTTCCCTTCCAGATGACATCATGGTCGATCATCGCTCTGTGCCAGTTCTGGCTCTCTGGCAGGACATCCTTTCTGTGCACAAGGGCTCTCCTAGGGTTGCTATCCGGGGGTTTCGTGCCAACGGTCAGTGGTTTTGCAAACATG ATGATCCTCTACCTTTCCTACTACTTCAAACATCACGAGCTTTCCATACGTCTCGGCTTCTGGTACACAGCAGCTTCTTTTGCGGACATCCTCGCTGGTTTTCTCGCTTTTGGGATTCTGCACCTACGGGGAGTTGGTGGGCACGCCGGTTGGCGCTGGCTGTTCTTGATTGAG GGGCTGCTCACATTGACACTGGGTTTCTCGGCTTTCATCCTCATGCCACCGTCACCAACTCAGACGGCGAACTGGGCCCGAGGCAAGAAGGGATGGTTTACAGAGAG AGAGGAGGTCATCATGGTCAACCGGATCATACGAGAAGACCCCAGCAAGGGCACTATGCATAATCGCCAGCCGTTGACCCTCAAACTTATTTGGCAGAGTTTCAAAGACTACGATATTTGGCCCTTGTATATCATAGGACTTTTGTTCCTGATACCTA caacaatatCGCAATACTTTACCTTGCTGTTGAAAGATTTTGGATTCAGCACTTTCAATACAATTCTGCTATCCATTCCATGCAAC GCGTTGGGTGCTGTGACCCGAATAGCCCTTGTCTATGGAGCTGAGGCCTTCGAGTCCATTGCGTATATGGGTATTTTAGCCCAGCTGTGGATGCTGCCGATGCTCCTTTATATTAATGCGGTTGATTTCACCCAAACCAATAAATGGGTCGCATGGACGGTACTCACACTGATACTTTCTTTTCCAAACC CTCATGCGCTTCATGCTGGGTGGAACTCTCGCAACTCGAACAGCGTGCGGACTCGGACAATCGCAGCTGCATTATATAACATGTCGTCGCAGACGTCTCAAATCATTGGCTCGAACATATACCATGACT CGGATGCTCCTCGTTATATTGCTGGAAACAGGACGCTactcatcatcatttgcACTAACATCGTCCTCTATGCCCTGACGAAACTATACTATGTGATGCAGAATCGCCGCCGGGATATGAAGTGGCAGGCAATGACAGAGGACCAACGAGTTGACTACGTTGCGACAACACAGGACCAGGGGAATAGAAGACTGGACTTCAGATTTGCGCATTGA
- the ssu3 gene encoding TDT family transporter — translation MQMQQWPHRIHFLAAPLLMSIDFQSTTATNTRVRWFSVVMGTGMISTALNTLPYNGRWLYWISIVVFVLNVAIFAVCSILSVLRYTMYPETLNTIMNEPAQSMFLSTFPMGLATIVNMICFVCVPAWGNWTRDFAWALWMVDVCLSVISALYLPFSLMISNVDGQLSSMTAIWLLPIASCVVASGTGAVVADLLFNPNHALWTIIVSYVLWGVGICLSMIVYVIYFQRLTVHKLPHKGVIMSVFLPMGPLGSGTFAALKLGTAGKTVLSKTQMLNDSSAASIVYVVGAMTALILWAFGLPWLFFAFASVLKSGRFPFNMGWWAFTFPVGAYAMGTCQLGRQLPSAFFRVLGTVLSLIVVIHWMVISVSTLKGVVSGKIFVGPGVAKVQRQGKEENHSESISQS, via the exons atgcagatgcagcagTGGCCTCACCGGATACACTTCCTTGCCGCTCCTCTCTTGATGAGTATCGACTTCCAGAGCACAACA GCTACTAACACTCGTGTCAGATGGTTCTCAGTCGTTATGGGGACTGGGATGATTTCCACCGCCCTAAATACTCTTCCTTATAATGGTCGCTGGCTATACTGGATCTCGATCGTCGTCTTTGTTCTAAATGTCGCTATCTTCGCAGTGTGTAGCATTCTGAGTGTGCTCCGCTACACTATGTACCCGGAGACTCTTAACACTATCATGAATGAGCCTGCTCAGTCAATGTTCTTGAGTACGTTTCCCATGGGACTAGCGACTATTGTGAACATGATCTGCTTTGTGTGCGTCCCAGCGTGGGGAAATTGGACGAGAGATTTTGCTTGGGCCCTGTGGATGGTTGATGTTTGCCTTTCAGTCATCTCCGCACTTTACCTGCCATTCTCACT AATGATTTCAAACGTCGATGGACAGCTCTCCTCAATGACTGCGATCTGGCTACTGCCAATTGCAAGCTGCGTTGTGGCTTCAGGGACTGGTGCAGTCGTTGCAGACCTTCTTTTCAATCCTAATCATGCTTTATGGACGATTATTGTCAGCTATGTTCTATGGGGAGTTGGCATCTGCTTATCTATGATTGTTTATGTTATCTACTTCCAACGGCTTACTGTGCACAAATTGCCACATAAGGGAGTTATCATGAGCGTGTTCTTGCCGATGGGACCTTTGGGATCCGGAACCTTTGC GGCCCTGAAACTCGGTACAGCTGGAAAGACTGTTCTATCAAAGACTCAAATGTTGAATGACAGCTCTGCCGCCTCCATAGTTTATGTCGTAGGCGCAATGACCGCACTGATCCTCTGGGCTTTTGGTCTTCCTTGgcttttctttgccttcGCATCGGTGCTGAAGTCAGGAAGGTTTCCGTTCAACATGGGTTGGTGGGCTTTCACCTTTCCAGTCGGTGCGTATGCGATGGGAACATGTCAGTTAGGGAGGCAGCTGCCTTCTGCTTTTTTCAGGGTCCTGGGAACA GTCCTCTCGTTGATAGTCGTGATCCACTGGATGGTCATCTCCGTCAGTACACTCAAAGGGGTCGTCTCTGGAAAAATATTTGTTGGCCCCGGAGTCGCCAAAGTACAACGCCAGGGCAAAGAGGAGAACCATTCGGAAAGCATATCACAATCTTGA
- a CDS encoding aldo/keto reductase family protein, translating to MPLVVPSATPRVILGLMTFGPDESEGARITSLDDFNKCLDHLQQQGYNEVDTARIYVGGKQEAFTAQARWKERGLTLATKWYPHTPGAHKPDVLRENLERSLKELQTDQVDIFYLHAADRSVPFAETLEAVNELHKEGKFVQLGLSNYTAFEVAEIVILCNERGWVRPTIYQAMYNAITRNIETELIPACKRYGLDIVVYNPLAGGLFSGKYKTKDIPAEGRYSNQSSTGALYRGRYFKDATFDALRLIEPVAQKHGLTMPEIAFRWIHHHSALNMKDNGRDGVIIGVSSPAQLENNLKDIQKGPLPQEVVDTLDQAWLIAKPTAPNYWHLDLKYTYDTQAALFKPKPKA from the exons ATGCCTTTGGTTGTGCCATCCGCTACGCCGAGAGTCATTCTCGGCTTGATGACCTTTGGGCCAGATGAGTCCGAAGGTGCTCGCATCACGTCCCTCGACGACTTTAACAAGTGCTTggatcatctccagcagcaaggTTACAACGAGGTTGATACTGCGCGAATCTACGTAGGAGGAAAACAAGAAGCTTTCACAGCTCAAGCCAGGTGGAAGGAACGTGGGCTGACTCTAGCCACGAAATGGTACCCCCATACCCCCGGTGCACACAAGCCCGACGTTCTTCGTGAGAACCTCGAGCGTTCTTTGAAGGAACTGCAAACCGACCAAGTGGACATCTTCTACCTGCACGCCGCGGATCGATCAGTGCCTTTTGCTGAGACTCTCGAAGCCGTCAATGAGCTCCACAAGGAGGGAAAGTTCGTGCAGTTGGGTTTAAGCAATTATACTGCCTTTGAAGTTGCGGAGATAGTTATACTCTGCAACGAGAGAGGTTGGGTTCGACCCACAATCTACCAGGCAATGTACAATGCTATCA CGCGCAACATCGAAACGGAGCTCATCCCCGCCTGCAAGCGCTACGGACTTGACATCGTAGTCTATAATCCGCTAGCTGGTGGCCTGTTCTCCGGCAAATACAAGACCAAAGACATTCCTGCGGAAGGGAGATATAGTAATCAGTCTTCAACTGGAGCCTTGTATCGGGGACGTTATTTCAAGGACGCGACATTCGATGCTCTACGACTGATCGAGCCTGTTGCCCAAAAGCATGGCCTAACCATGCCTGAAATTGCGTTTCGCTGGATCCATCACCACTCCGCGCTCAACATGAAGGATAACGGCCGCGATGGTGTCATTATTGGCGTGAGCAGCCCCGCGCAGTTGGAAAACAATCTCAAGGATATCCAGAAGGGCCCCTTGCCTCAGGAAGTTGTCGACACTTTGGACCAAGCCTGGTTGATTGCGAAGCCGACTGCTCCAAACTACTGGCATCTCGATTTAAAATACACCTATGATACTCAAGCGGCCTTGTTCAAGCCTAAACCCAAGGCGTAG
- a CDS encoding aspartate/glutamate racemase family protein, producing MAGPNDNHRFSVLIINPNTSTHMTNALKPILESLDYADIYFNYFTAPSMPSINSGEDSITSALHCRPFVEPLVPKYDAFLVACYSAHPLVGMLKEAITEKDSTIPEYRKKYVTGIFEASVLTSLSLVSSFHLMGDANLHKAQSRDTFGIMIVNSGGGGGSTARFAGVETTGLTASELHTAPAEEVSRRISDATERLIKSTSHPVSAICMGCAGMAGMEEAVRDGCIRAYGERQGRRVRIVDGVVAGAGMLVTACKAGF from the exons ATGGCTGGACCGAACGACAACCATCGATTCTCGGTCCTAATCATCAACCCAAACACATCAACCCACATGACGAACGCACTCAAACCCATCCTAGAGAGCTTGGATTATGCAGATATCTACTTCAATTACTTCACGGCGCCTTCCA TGCCCAGCATCAACTCGGGAGAGGATTCCATCACATCAGCCTTGCATTGCAGGCCTTTTGTCGAGCCGCTTGTTCCAAAATATGACGCATTTCTTGTGGCATGTTATTCCGCTCATCCATTAGTGGGCATGCTAAAAGAGGCGATCACAGA AAAAGACTCCACAATACCGGAGTACCGAAAGAAATATGTGACAGGCATATTCGAAGCAAGTGTCTTGACCTCTCTCTCCCTGGTTAGCTCTTTCCATCTAATGGGAGACGCAAATCTTCATAAAGCCCAATCGAGGGACACATTCGGCATA ATGATAGTGAATTctggtggcggcggcggctctACCGCTCGCTTTGCCGGTGTGGAGACCACTGGATTGACAGCTAGTGAATTACATACTGCGCCTGCCGAAGAGGTGAGCAGAAGGATCAGCGATGCGACAGAGAGGCTCATCAAGAGCACGTCACATCCTGTAAGTGCCATTTGTATGGGGTGTGCAGGAATGGCAGGCATGGAGGAAGCGGTGCGAGATGGCTGTATCAGGGCATATGGTGAACGACAAGGCCGACGAGTGAGGATAGTGGACGGCGTAGTCGCCGGGGCAGGCATGCTTGTGACGGCCTGCAAGGCAGGATTCTGA